In one window of Tripterygium wilfordii isolate XIE 37 chromosome 1, ASM1340144v1, whole genome shotgun sequence DNA:
- the LOC120001009 gene encoding protein RALF-like 34: protein MASFKPWNFTSVLCLLIVTILSLSHKLQAQVVDDSKLGLMTDALEWPFSMSPYSDLDNVDDLDLDIGEDDGVDRRSLFWQRRPYYISYGALSANRIPCPPRSGRSYYTHNCFKARGPVHPYTRGCSAITRCRS from the coding sequence ATGGCGTCCTTCAAGCCCTGGAACTTCACTTCCGTTCTCTGCCTCTTAATTGTAACAATCCTTTCTCTTAGCCACAAACTTCAAGCCCAGGTAGTTGATGACTCGAAGCTGGGTCTAATGACAGACGCTCTGGAGTGGCCATTCTCGATGTCTCCGTACAGTGACCTCGACAATGTCGACGACTTGGACTTGGATATTGGAGAAGATGATGGAGTTGATCGTAGATCTTTGTTCTGGCAGAGAAGGCCGTACTACATTTCGTATGGCGCACTCTCTGCGAACAGAATCCCATGTCCGCCTCGATCGGGGAGGTCGTACTATACCCACAACTGCTTCAAAGCCAGAGGACCTGTGCACCCGTACACTAGAGGGTGTTCCGCGATTACCCGTTGCAGGAGTTGA